From the genome of Scytonema hofmannii PCC 7110, one region includes:
- a CDS encoding energy transducer TonB has product MKLFLVRSLWVAPTVLVLASTPARSQVSTKINIIPPAEQTGINGSSGFETKILEQPKSAVGNGSQFIENCAFCNFKYPETARQQGMTGTVEMSVEADDVGNVTKVKLIRSSGYKELDASAIEQVGKLKLAPQAGGRQDMRVKINYQL; this is encoded by the coding sequence GTGAAGTTATTTCTTGTTCGCTCTCTATGGGTAGCACCCACCGTTTTGGTTTTAGCATCTACGCCAGCCCGATCGCAAGTTAGTACAAAAATTAATATAATCCCGCCTGCCGAGCAAACAGGTATAAATGGTAGTAGCGGTTTTGAGACTAAAATCCTAGAACAGCCGAAATCAGCAGTAGGGAATGGTTCTCAATTTATTGAAAATTGCGCCTTTTGTAACTTCAAGTATCCAGAAACTGCAAGACAGCAAGGTATGACAGGCACGGTGGAAATGAGTGTTGAGGCTGATGATGTTGGTAATGTAACCAAGGTGAAACTGATTCGTTCTAGCGGTTACAAAGAATTGGATGCCTCTGCTATTGAACAAGTCGGGAAGTTGAAGTTAGCACCACAAGCAGGAGGACGACAAGATATGCGAGTCAAAATAAATTATCAATTATGA
- a CDS encoding FdhF/YdeP family oxidoreductase, which produces MLRKPKKSWNPSIWASWKPFGIGEQYPNNYWEVFRAVLENADNLPYAWEILNKGVCDGCALGTTGMKDWTVDGIHVCNVRLRLLRLNTMPALDPTLLANVSELQKKSGAELQSMGRLPYPMKRDRTELGFSRITWDEALDLIAKHIQASTPDRLGFYFTSRGTVNETYYATQKAVRAMGTNNLDNAARICHSPSTNALKSTIGVAATTCSYKDWIGTDLLVFIGSNVANNQPVTVKYLHWAKKAGTKIVVINTYREPGMERYWVPSIPESALFGTKFAEDFFLVNIGGDMAFLNGTMKHAIANGWIDESFIKNYTTNFDELKAFLDTQSWSELEQISGATRDSMYAFAKMVGEANKAVFVWSMGITQHECGEDNVRAIINLALTKGFVGREGCGLMPIRGHSGVQGGAEMGCYATTFPGGKPITPENAASISEVWGFEVPTTQGLIASEMIDAAAEGNLDVLFSVGGNFLEVLPEPDYVERALKRVPLRVHMDIVVSKQMLLESVETVVILPATTRYEIPGGVTETNTERRVIFSPEIPGSRIGEARPEWEVFLELAKRVRPDLAEKLHFHNTSAMRQEIAQVIPQYAGVQHLKEAGDQFQYGGAHLCFGWNFPTPDRKARFSVLTPQERYLPEGYFWVTTRRGKQFNSMVQERKDAITGAVRSAVLMSGVDAEKLELQDGDAVMLKNDIGEFRGQVYIAPVMPRNLQIHWPEGNVLLDKSKRSPEVGIPDYNAVVRLEKVFSSGKIPIITP; this is translated from the coding sequence ATGTTGCGGAAGCCTAAAAAAAGTTGGAACCCTTCTATTTGGGCTAGCTGGAAACCCTTCGGCATTGGCGAGCAGTATCCGAATAACTACTGGGAAGTGTTTAGGGCTGTGTTGGAAAACGCTGACAATTTGCCTTATGCTTGGGAAATCCTAAACAAAGGAGTTTGCGATGGTTGTGCTTTGGGAACAACGGGGATGAAGGATTGGACTGTAGATGGCATCCATGTCTGCAATGTTCGTCTGCGGTTGTTACGCCTCAATACAATGCCAGCACTCGACCCCACACTCCTCGCCAATGTCTCTGAGTTACAAAAGAAAAGCGGTGCTGAATTACAGTCCATGGGACGACTTCCTTATCCCATGAAACGCGATCGCACGGAACTTGGTTTCAGTCGCATCACTTGGGATGAGGCTCTGGACTTAATTGCCAAGCATATCCAAGCCTCTACACCGGATCGCCTTGGTTTCTACTTCACCAGTCGGGGGACGGTCAACGAAACTTACTACGCCACTCAAAAAGCCGTGCGGGCAATGGGAACTAACAATCTTGACAATGCTGCCCGTATATGCCATTCCCCCAGCACCAACGCTTTGAAATCCACTATCGGAGTTGCTGCAACCACCTGTTCCTACAAAGACTGGATCGGAACCGATTTGTTAGTTTTCATTGGTTCCAATGTCGCCAACAATCAGCCCGTTACCGTGAAATATCTCCATTGGGCGAAAAAAGCGGGTACAAAGATAGTCGTGATTAACACTTACCGCGAGCCAGGAATGGAACGCTATTGGGTACCATCAATTCCTGAAAGCGCTTTGTTTGGTACAAAGTTTGCTGAAGATTTCTTTTTGGTGAATATTGGCGGAGACATGGCTTTCTTGAATGGTACAATGAAGCACGCGATCGCCAATGGTTGGATTGACGAGTCTTTTATCAAAAACTACACCACCAATTTTGACGAACTCAAAGCATTTCTCGATACGCAGTCTTGGTCCGAACTCGAGCAAATTTCTGGCGCGACTCGCGACTCTATGTATGCCTTTGCCAAAATGGTTGGCGAAGCAAACAAAGCTGTCTTTGTCTGGAGTATGGGCATTACTCAGCATGAGTGTGGGGAAGATAATGTTCGCGCAATTATTAATCTAGCTTTGACGAAGGGATTTGTTGGTCGAGAAGGGTGTGGTTTGATGCCAATTCGGGGACACTCTGGAGTTCAGGGGGGTGCAGAAATGGGATGTTATGCCACCACTTTCCCAGGGGGAAAACCTATCACCCCGGAAAATGCAGCGTCTATCAGTGAAGTTTGGGGTTTTGAAGTTCCCACGACTCAGGGGTTAATTGCTTCTGAAATGATTGATGCTGCGGCTGAGGGCAATTTAGATGTTTTGTTCTCTGTAGGCGGAAATTTTTTAGAGGTTTTGCCAGAACCAGATTATGTGGAAAGAGCTTTAAAGCGCGTACCTCTGCGGGTTCACATGGATATTGTTGTATCCAAACAAATGCTTTTGGAATCCGTTGAGACGGTGGTAATTTTACCAGCAACGACTCGTTATGAAATCCCAGGGGGAGTCACAGAGACAAATACAGAACGCCGTGTCATTTTTAGCCCGGAAATTCCGGGTTCCCGTATTGGGGAGGCGCGTCCAGAATGGGAAGTGTTTCTGGAGTTAGCAAAGCGAGTGCGTCCAGATTTAGCAGAGAAGTTACACTTTCACAACACCAGTGCAATGCGCCAAGAGATTGCTCAAGTGATTCCTCAGTATGCGGGAGTTCAACATTTGAAGGAAGCGGGCGACCAATTTCAGTATGGCGGAGCGCATCTGTGTTTTGGTTGGAACTTCCCAACACCCGATCGCAAAGCCCGATTTTCTGTGCTGACTCCTCAAGAACGGTATCTACCAGAGGGTTATTTCTGGGTGACAACACGCCGTGGTAAGCAATTTAACAGCATGGTACAAGAACGCAAGGATGCTATTACTGGCGCAGTGCGATCGGCTGTACTTATGAGTGGTGTCGATGCGGAGAAGTTGGAGCTTCAAGATGGGGATGCGGTGATGCTGAAAAATGACATTGGTGAGTTTAGGGGACAGGTGTATATCGCACCCGTTATGCCAAGAAATTTACAAATTCATTGGCCAGAGGGAAATGTCTTGTTAGATAAAAGCAAGCGATCGCCAGAAGTAGGTATTCCCGATTATAACGCTGTTGTGCGTTTGGAAAAGGTCTTCTCTAGTGGTAAAATTCCAATAATTACTCCTTGA
- a CDS encoding AI-2E family transporter, with amino-acid sequence MTGTKKLPRWLNIGIAFPVIFVNGWLILLLCQYLQPIVSIVFTASLIAFLLNYPIVFLEERGVKRSLAIGLVLLISLLLFSIIGLVLGPLVFEQLVEFGNRVPAWIEAGKQELQALDEQTLFQQLPIDISGIAGQLTGQLTGAMQSFTKQIINVTLDTINSALNLVLTLVLTIFLVLYGKSLWEGLLSWLPPDWYKQIQLSLKQSFQNYFAGQAIIATILSAIMVLAFLALQVPFGLLFGLGIGVASLIPFGGVVSIALISVLVAFQDVWLGLKVLIVAVVLGQINENVVAPRLIGGITGLNPAWVFISLLLGAKFAGVLGLLMAVPTASFIKKTANSLRGTVTSDQ; translated from the coding sequence ATGACTGGTACTAAAAAACTACCACGCTGGCTGAACATAGGAATAGCATTTCCTGTCATATTTGTCAATGGTTGGCTCATACTTTTGCTTTGTCAATACTTACAACCAATCGTGAGTATTGTATTTACAGCCAGCCTGATCGCTTTTCTACTAAACTACCCTATTGTCTTTTTAGAAGAGCGAGGAGTGAAAAGAAGCTTGGCAATTGGGCTTGTGCTCCTCATATCGCTACTCCTGTTTAGTATTATCGGGTTGGTCTTAGGTCCATTAGTTTTTGAACAACTTGTTGAGTTTGGCAACCGCGTACCTGCTTGGATTGAAGCAGGAAAGCAAGAACTGCAAGCCTTAGACGAGCAAACACTGTTTCAGCAGCTACCCATTGATATCAGTGGGATTGCGGGTCAACTAACAGGTCAACTTACTGGAGCGATGCAATCTTTTACTAAACAAATTATTAATGTAACGCTTGATACTATCAATAGTGCGCTCAATCTTGTGTTAACTTTAGTACTCACGATTTTTCTAGTGTTGTATGGCAAAAGTCTTTGGGAGGGCCTTTTAAGCTGGTTACCCCCTGATTGGTACAAACAAATTCAATTATCTCTCAAGCAAAGTTTTCAAAACTACTTTGCAGGTCAAGCAATCATAGCCACTATTCTCAGTGCAATTATGGTTCTGGCATTTCTGGCGTTACAAGTACCATTTGGGTTACTTTTTGGACTGGGTATAGGGGTAGCAAGCTTAATCCCATTTGGTGGAGTTGTTAGTATCGCACTCATTAGCGTGTTAGTGGCATTTCAAGATGTATGGCTGGGACTCAAAGTGTTAATAGTCGCTGTTGTCCTCGGTCAAATTAACGAGAATGTTGTTGCACCTCGATTAATAGGAGGTATTACCGGGCTTAATCCTGCTTGGGTATTTATTTCTCTACTTCTAGGAGCAAAGTTTGCAGGAGTATTAGGTTTACTGATGGCAGTTCCAACAGCTAGTTTTATCAAAAAAACAGCCAATTCATTACGAGGAACAGTGACCAGTGACCAGTGA
- the tnpA gene encoding IS200/IS605 family transposase, producing MAKFSPDEYRHEGNAVSLLNYHFVFIPKRRKKVLVGRIAERLQEIICDVCNENRWKIVAMEIMPDHVHLFINAKPTDNPSLIMNRVKGRASHFLRKEFPELLKLPTLWTPSYFVSTAGNICTETVKRYIAQQRE from the coding sequence ATGGCTAAATTTTCTCCTGACGAGTACAGACACGAAGGGAATGCAGTCTCACTACTCAACTACCATTTCGTTTTCATTCCTAAGCGTAGAAAAAAAGTATTAGTTGGTCGTATAGCTGAAAGACTACAAGAAATTATTTGTGATGTTTGCAACGAAAACCGATGGAAGATTGTGGCAATGGAAATTATGCCTGACCACGTGCATCTATTTATTAATGCTAAACCTACCGACAACCCGTCCTTGATTATGAATCGTGTTAAAGGAAGAGCATCTCATTTCTTGCGTAAAGAGTTTCCTGAATTACTTAAACTCCCTACTTTATGGACTCCCAGCTATTTTGTTTCAACTGCTGGTAATATTTGTACGGAAACCGTGAAGCGGTATATTGCACAACAGAGAGAATAG
- a CDS encoding pentapeptide repeat-containing protein, protein MKITSKVILYGADLTKADLFGASLTTADARYLTLCNTIMPDGTVRTEFIDTE, encoded by the coding sequence ATGAAAATTACAAGCAAAGTCATATTGTATGGAGCTGACTTGACTAAAGCTGACTTGTTCGGTGCTAGCCTTACTACTGCTGATGCCAGATATCTCACCTTGTGCAACACCATTATGCCAGATGGTACTGTTAGAACTGAGTTCATTGATACTGAGTGA
- a CDS encoding response regulator has protein sequence MKILLVEDDRPTSLVVSDILIAHNYTVNQAMDGQTGLELAKAFEYDLVLLDIMLPDMDGISVCRRLRSLGYQSPILLLTGKDSTTDRVMGLDAGADDYVVKPFEMNELLARVRALLRRGKTVPSSVIVWEDIHFDTVNNQVTCGQKPLRLTPKEYCLLELFLLNPKRVFSRKAVLEKLWDFADSPGEETVSTHIKCLRQKFRAAGASDPIETVHGLGYRLKTPSKSKEDDFSVKQTINQKKVKATTSKVWEKFKGKYVEHFAVLEQATSALATGQLTPELLQQAKYEAHTLAGSLGIFGLMHGSELARELEDFFQPYKQLQADDVKQIVMVVELLGQELQKTPISETEGEQSSDSPLILIVDDDLMLAERIRIEAIAWKLRVEVATDLEVARKVIAQTPPNVILLDLNFPSSTEDGLTLLHELAQQIPKIPVLVFSGEGSLANRLEVARLGGCIFLQKPQSSYSILKVVTKVLSSTQETSSGNRVMVVDKDEAALSHLTNLLQPLGVEVTTLSDPHQFWEVLIASRPDLLILDVEMPELNSLELCQVVRCDPKWYRIPIIFWSARTQKSEIDKAFAVGADDYINKSVEEAELTTRVLRRLSRIRKQQV, from the coding sequence GTGAAAATTCTGTTGGTAGAAGACGATCGCCCTACCAGTTTAGTGGTTTCTGACATTCTGATTGCTCATAACTATACAGTTAACCAAGCAATGGATGGACAGACTGGTTTAGAACTGGCGAAGGCATTTGAATATGACCTAGTTCTTTTAGACATTATGCTTCCGGATATGGATGGTATTAGTGTGTGCAGACGCCTGCGCTCTTTAGGGTATCAAAGTCCTATTTTACTCTTGACTGGCAAAGACAGCACAACAGACCGAGTCATGGGTTTGGATGCAGGAGCAGATGATTATGTTGTTAAGCCATTTGAAATGAATGAATTGTTAGCACGGGTGCGTGCTCTTTTACGGCGAGGAAAAACAGTACCGTCATCTGTCATTGTTTGGGAAGATATACATTTTGATACTGTTAACAACCAAGTGACTTGCGGACAAAAACCCTTACGATTAACTCCTAAAGAGTATTGTTTGTTAGAGCTTTTCCTGCTCAATCCTAAGCGTGTTTTTAGCCGCAAAGCTGTTTTAGAGAAACTATGGGATTTTGCTGATTCACCGGGAGAAGAAACTGTTAGCACTCACATCAAATGTTTGCGACAAAAATTTAGAGCAGCAGGTGCATCCGATCCAATTGAAACAGTTCACGGGTTGGGGTATCGACTGAAAACTCCATCAAAATCAAAAGAAGATGATTTTTCCGTTAAGCAAACAATCAACCAAAAAAAGGTGAAAGCAACCACCTCTAAAGTTTGGGAAAAATTCAAGGGTAAATATGTAGAACATTTTGCTGTGTTAGAACAAGCAACTTCCGCACTAGCAACAGGTCAGTTGACTCCCGAATTGCTACAACAGGCTAAATACGAAGCACACACGTTAGCCGGGTCATTGGGAATATTTGGTTTGATGCACGGTTCTGAACTAGCAAGGGAGTTAGAGGATTTTTTTCAACCTTACAAGCAATTGCAAGCTGATGACGTTAAGCAAATTGTTATGGTAGTGGAATTACTTGGACAAGAGTTACAAAAAACACCAATATCCGAAACAGAAGGAGAGCAAAGTTCTGACTCTCCACTGATTTTGATTGTGGATGACGATTTGATGTTAGCAGAAAGAATTAGGATTGAAGCGATCGCTTGGAAGTTGCGAGTGGAAGTAGCAACAGATTTAGAAGTTGCGCGAAAGGTCATTGCCCAAACTCCACCCAATGTTATCCTGCTTGACCTTAACTTCCCCAGTTCTACAGAAGATGGGCTGACATTACTTCACGAACTAGCACAGCAAATTCCCAAAATACCTGTTTTGGTCTTTTCTGGAGAAGGAAGTCTAGCAAACAGGTTGGAAGTTGCTCGCCTAGGTGGGTGTATTTTTTTACAAAAACCCCAATCAAGCTATAGTATCCTCAAAGTTGTGACTAAGGTATTAAGCAGTACGCAAGAGACTTCTTCTGGTAACCGGGTAATGGTAGTAGATAAAGATGAAGCAGCTTTATCACATCTGACAAATCTCCTGCAGCCGTTAGGAGTGGAAGTCACAACATTAAGCGATCCGCATCAATTTTGGGAAGTGCTGATTGCTTCGAGACCAGATTTACTCATACTAGATGTGGAAATGCCTGAATTAAACAGCTTGGAATTGTGTCAGGTTGTGCGTTGCGACCCGAAATGGTACAGGATACCAATTATCTTTTGGTCAGCACGCACACAAAAGAGTGAGATTGACAAAGCATTTGCAGTCGGTGCAGATGACTACATTAACAAGTCTGTTGAAGAAGCCGAACTAACAACTCGGGTTCTCCGCCGCCTCAGTAGAATAAGGAAACAGCAAGTATAG
- a CDS encoding RNA-guided endonuclease InsQ/TnpB family protein: MAELIQTQLIRIKLPQFETNILEFICKRSNSLWNQAIYYINQNHKLTHPGNLPSVPYEQMAHDLKEELNYKLLYSQSAQQTLKSVAEGFKSFKELLPMWRRGELPHLNSEPKPPSYRKKGGLFQVSYPKQALTFDLGISFVRIPLGAELKTLEGISELFLPTPTNIDPEQIRELTIVPRNGEFYAAYSYAAKSPDAVKLDKMKALGIDHGKNNWLTCVSNIGTSFIVDGLHIKSLNQWFNKQVATLKEGKPQGFWSKHLASITEKRNRQMRDAVNKASRIVIDHCLKQSIGTIVFGWNPGQKQRVDMGKKGNQSFVQIPTAKLKDRIEQLCKLHGIDFVETEEAYTSKSSFFDGDELPKHGEKPIGYKPSGKRVKRGLYRTGNKNWYINADCNGAANILRKVNTMLGINLDGVCRETLTAPVRLHLWHVASKQPLPKTA, encoded by the coding sequence TTGGCAGAACTCATACAAACTCAACTCATTCGCATTAAACTACCCCAGTTTGAGACAAACATTCTGGAATTTATCTGTAAGCGTTCCAACAGTCTCTGGAATCAAGCTATCTATTACATTAATCAGAACCACAAGCTAACTCATCCTGGCAACTTACCAAGCGTGCCTTATGAGCAAATGGCGCATGATTTGAAGGAAGAGCTTAACTATAAACTGCTCTATTCTCAGTCAGCACAACAAACATTAAAATCTGTCGCTGAAGGATTTAAAAGCTTCAAAGAACTGCTTCCTATGTGGCGTAGAGGGGAATTGCCGCATTTAAATTCAGAGCCAAAACCGCCTAGCTATAGGAAAAAAGGAGGGCTGTTTCAAGTCTCATACCCAAAGCAAGCACTTACTTTTGATTTAGGAATTTCGTTTGTTCGTATTCCTTTAGGGGCTGAATTGAAAACCTTGGAAGGAATAAGCGAACTGTTTCTTCCTACTCCGACAAACATTGACCCAGAACAAATTAGAGAACTAACTATTGTTCCCAGAAACGGGGAGTTCTACGCTGCCTACTCCTATGCGGCAAAGTCTCCAGATGCCGTTAAGCTCGACAAAATGAAAGCGCTGGGTATTGACCACGGTAAAAATAACTGGCTAACCTGTGTGTCTAATATTGGGACTTCGTTCATTGTTGACGGGTTGCATATCAAATCGCTTAATCAATGGTTTAATAAACAGGTTGCAACTTTGAAAGAAGGTAAACCTCAAGGTTTTTGGAGTAAACATCTTGCGAGCATCACCGAGAAACGCAACCGACAAATGCGAGATGCGGTTAACAAAGCATCTCGTATTGTGATTGACCATTGCTTAAAACAAAGCATTGGGACAATTGTATTTGGGTGGAACCCAGGACAAAAACAGAGAGTTGATATGGGCAAGAAAGGCAATCAGTCTTTTGTCCAAATACCCACGGCTAAATTGAAAGATCGGATTGAACAGCTGTGCAAACTGCACGGTATTGATTTTGTAGAAACTGAAGAAGCGTACACTTCAAAATCTTCATTCTTTGATGGTGACGAATTGCCGAAACATGGTGAGAAACCCATAGGCTATAAACCATCTGGGAAAAGAGTGAAGCGGGGATTGTACCGTACTGGAAATAAAAATTGGTATATCAACGCAGATTGTAACGGTGCTGCTAATATTCTGCGTAAAGTAAACACGATGTTGGGTATAAACCTTGACGGAGTGTGTAGGGAGACTTTGACGGCTCCAGTCAGGCTACATCTTTGGCACGTTGCGAGTAAGCAGCCTCTGCCAAAGACGGCTTGA
- a CDS encoding DevA family ABC transporter ATP-binding protein codes for MEPVIVAQNLNHYFGEGALRKQALFDINLEINAGEIVIMTGPSGSGKTTLLTLMGGLRSAHEGSLRILGQEMRGAGQKQLREVRCNIGYIFQAHNLMTFLTAKENVRMSLELHDKYLDQDMDGKAIAMLESVGLGNRVSYYPESLSGGQKQRVAIARALVSQPKIVLADEPTAALDKKSGRDVVELMQKLAKEQECTILLVTHDNRILDIADRIVYMEDGNLKL; via the coding sequence ATGGAACCTGTAATTGTTGCACAAAATCTCAATCATTACTTTGGAGAAGGTGCGCTTCGCAAACAAGCACTATTTGACATTAATTTAGAAATTAATGCAGGCGAAATTGTGATTATGACTGGACCTTCAGGTTCGGGAAAAACAACTTTGTTGACTTTAATGGGTGGATTGCGTTCTGCTCATGAAGGAAGTTTGAGAATTTTAGGTCAAGAAATGCGTGGTGCAGGTCAAAAACAGTTGAGGGAGGTTCGCTGCAACATTGGCTATATTTTTCAGGCACATAATTTAATGACGTTTTTAACAGCTAAAGAAAATGTACGAATGTCTTTAGAATTGCATGACAAGTATCTAGACCAAGACATGGATGGTAAAGCAATTGCCATGCTTGAGAGTGTTGGATTGGGGAATCGCGTTTCTTATTATCCAGAGAGTTTGTCAGGCGGACAAAAGCAACGGGTTGCGATCGCCCGTGCGCTTGTGAGTCAGCCAAAAATTGTTTTAGCAGATGAACCAACAGCAGCACTTGATAAAAAATCTGGGCGTGATGTTGTGGAATTAATGCAGAAGCTAGCAAAAGAGCAAGAGTGTACCATTTTGCTTGTCACTCATGACAATCGCATTCTTGATATAGCCGATCGCATCGTCTATATGGAAGATGGAAATCTAAAATTATGA
- a CDS encoding PAS domain-containing hybrid sensor histidine kinase/response regulator produces MTEVKAGISDSPSPVESQEIVPLSESEERFRLVIEASPDGFIILRGVRDVAGAIADFTIEYTNPVAARGLNGTPEELLGQSLLHLFPDSKTSGIFERYVTVVETGISTTFETFYDNKALTGWFRNVVVKLNDGIAVSFNDITERKQAELSLQQQEQNFKVALQQREVELLLLTNAVPVLISFVDAEQRYRFNNQKYEEWFGRAATEVNGKHLREVLGKAAYEVIHPYVEQVLSGQKVTFESRIPYSAGGTRDVIATYVPHFDCQGNVEGFVVLVNDITHRKQAEETLRQSEERLRIAQKAANAGVWDWDITTDRVTWSEEYYRLYGLDPAITQPSYDNWLSSIVEQDRTHADRAAREALEHQIDLNVEFRILHPTQGERWLTAIGQTFYDDNKQPKRMTGIALDITERKFAEQEREQLLERERVAREQAETANRLKDEFLAILSHELRSPLNPILGWARLLQTRQFDQASAKQALETIERNAKLQIQLIDDLLDISRILRGKMMLNVYPVNLVEVVNAALETVRLSVEAKDIEIQKVVAGDIGLVSGDSGRIQQIVWNLLSNAVKFTPSGGQIEIRLEQVGTNAHIQVKDTGKGITPEFLPHVFEHFRQEDSTTTRQFGGLGLGLAIVRYLTELHGGVVKSDSPGEGLGATFTVSLPLLKHENGGKTDVAASASAVDDTSQLANLRILVVDDEADMRELIFTILEQTGAEIKVTASAFEALEVFTLFKPDLLIGDIGMPEMDGYELIRQLRSFPPEHGGGIPAIALTAYAGERDRLRALAAGFQRHIAKPVEPEELIEAIVTLKISKQ; encoded by the coding sequence ATGACTGAGGTGAAAGCTGGGATTTCTGATAGTCCCTCTCCTGTAGAGAGTCAAGAAATAGTTCCGTTATCAGAGAGTGAGGAGCGATTTCGGTTGGTGATAGAAGCATCACCCGATGGATTTATCATTCTGCGTGGCGTCCGGGATGTCGCAGGAGCGATCGCCGACTTTACTATCGAATACACCAATCCAGTTGCTGCAAGAGGTTTGAACGGTACACCAGAAGAGTTACTCGGTCAGTCTTTACTGCACCTCTTTCCCGATAGTAAAACCAGTGGAATTTTTGAGCGCTACGTGACAGTCGTCGAAACTGGCATTTCGACAACTTTTGAGACATTTTACGACAACAAAGCTCTGACAGGGTGGTTTCGGAACGTCGTTGTGAAGTTAAACGACGGGATAGCAGTTTCCTTTAACGATATTACCGAACGCAAACAAGCAGAATTGTCACTGCAACAACAAGAGCAAAATTTTAAGGTCGCCTTGCAGCAGCGAGAAGTCGAACTGCTTTTGCTCACAAATGCTGTACCTGTTCTCATTTCATTTGTTGATGCTGAACAGCGTTACCGCTTTAACAATCAGAAGTATGAGGAGTGGTTTGGGCGAGCTGCGACTGAAGTGAACGGAAAGCATCTCAGAGAAGTGTTGGGCAAAGCGGCATATGAAGTTATTCATCCTTATGTCGAGCAGGTACTCTCAGGGCAAAAGGTTACCTTTGAGAGCAGAATTCCTTATAGCGCAGGTGGCACGCGTGATGTCATTGCTACTTACGTTCCTCACTTCGATTGCCAAGGAAATGTTGAAGGTTTTGTGGTATTGGTAAATGATATCACCCACCGCAAGCAAGCAGAAGAGACACTACGGCAGAGTGAAGAAAGACTGAGAATTGCTCAAAAAGCAGCTAACGCTGGTGTGTGGGACTGGGATATCACCACTGATCGCGTCACTTGGTCAGAAGAATACTATCGTCTTTATGGTCTCGATCCAGCAATCACCCAGCCTTCTTATGACAATTGGTTAAGTTCAATTGTTGAACAAGACCGCACGCACGCAGATCGAGCAGCACGTGAAGCGCTAGAGCATCAAATCGATCTCAATGTTGAATTCCGCATTCTCCACCCAACACAAGGGGAGCGATGGCTAACGGCGATCGGGCAGACGTTTTACGATGACAACAAGCAACCCAAACGCATGACGGGCATTGCGCTGGATATTACCGAGCGCAAATTTGCAGAACAAGAACGGGAGCAATTATTAGAACGGGAGCGTGTCGCGAGGGAACAAGCCGAAACTGCAAACCGACTCAAAGATGAGTTTTTAGCTATACTATCTCATGAGTTGCGATCGCCCCTCAACCCAATTCTGGGATGGGCAAGGCTACTCCAAACTCGCCAATTCGATCAAGCGAGTGCAAAGCAAGCGTTAGAGACGATCGAACGCAATGCCAAGTTGCAAATTCAACTAATTGACGACTTGCTTGATATCTCACGCATCTTGCGCGGCAAAATGATGCTGAATGTTTATCCGGTGAATTTGGTGGAAGTCGTTAATGCAGCTTTAGAAACTGTACGCCTATCAGTTGAGGCAAAGGACATTGAAATTCAGAAGGTCGTAGCAGGCGACATTGGTCTTGTCTCAGGTGATTCGGGGCGCATACAACAGATTGTGTGGAATTTACTCTCCAATGCCGTGAAGTTCACACCATCTGGAGGACAAATCGAAATTCGGCTTGAACAAGTTGGCACCAATGCTCACATTCAAGTCAAAGATACAGGGAAAGGTATCACTCCAGAGTTTCTCCCACACGTGTTTGAGCATTTTCGACAAGAGGATAGCACAACGACCCGACAATTTGGTGGTTTGGGGCTAGGATTAGCGATCGTCCGGTATTTAACTGAACTGCATGGCGGCGTCGTTAAGTCAGACAGTCCCGGAGAAGGATTGGGCGCAACGTTTACAGTTTCACTGCCACTGCTGAAGCATGAAAACGGCGGAAAAACAGATGTGGCTGCATCTGCAAGCGCTGTGGATGATACTTCCCAACTCGCTAATTTGCGAATTTTAGTGGTGGATGATGAAGCCGATATGCGAGAACTCATTTTCACAATTCTAGAACAAACTGGAGCAGAGATAAAAGTCACAGCATCCGCATTTGAAGCTTTGGAAGTTTTTACATTATTCAAACCCGATCTTTTGATCGGCGATATTGGTATGCCAGAAATGGATGGGTATGAACTTATACGTCAATTGAGGAGTTTCCCCCCGGAACACGGAGGCGGAATTCCAGCAATTGCCCTAACGGCTTATGCGGGAGAGCGCGATCGACTCCGGGCTTTGGCTGCAGGATTTCAGAGGCATATTGCAAAACCCGTTGAACCAGAGGAGTTGATAGAAGCGATCGTCACTTTAAA